The sequence GATGGTGGAGATGTCGGAGTGCAGGACTTCGGCGAGGTGGCTGGCCCGCTGCGGTCCCTTGTCGATGAGGTGGAAGAGGATGGCGTAGGCCGCGCTCTCCAAGCCTTCGGGGCCCACCTTCGTGATCCGGGACTTGACGCGGGAGACGAGCCGGACGAGGCGGATCAGCTGGGTGGCCAGTTGATCGGCGCTGCCGTCGGGCGTCCCGCGACACGGGAATGGGGCGTGCTGGGGCCGCTCTGTCATGATCGATTTCCCGCCGGCATGGTTGGTGGATACAAGCAACTTTCGTTCCCCACGATCCCCGTGCCCGTGGTCGCACGGCAACTGAATTTCCTGTGAGGAGTCACACGTCCGGCATCCAGCACCCGCCTCACCGCGTGCTGGAGATTGGCCCCTCACCCGTTAGCGTTACGCCATGAGCAACGCCCTACTCGGCAGACTGCGCGCCGACCTCGGCGCCGACGCCGTGGTGACGGACCCCGACGTCATGGCCTCCTACGCCCGCGACCAGATGCCGCTCGCGCCTGCGGGAAGGCCGCTGGCCGTGGTGCTGCCCGACGACGTCGAGGGCGTCCGCGCGGCTGTGCGCGCGTGTGCCGAGGCGACGGTGCCGATCGTGCCGAGGGGCGCCGGAAGCGGGCTGTCCGGTGCCGCCAACGCCGTTGACGGCTGCGTCGTCCTGGTCATGACCAAACTCGACCGGATCGTCGAGATCGACCCGGCCGACCGGCTCGCCGTGGTCCAGCCCGGTGTGGTGAACCAGGCTCTGCGGGACGCCGTGGCCAAGCACGGTCTGTTCTACCCTCCCGACCCTTCCAGCTACGACTGGTGCACGGTCGGCGGCAACCTCGCCACCAACGCGGGGGGCCTGTGCTGCGTGAAGTACGGCGTCACGGCGGACTTCGTGCTCGGCCTCGAGGTCGTGCTCGCCGACGGTTCGGTGCTGCGAACGGGACGGCGCACGGTCAAGGGCGTCGCGGGCTACGACCTGACCCGGCTCTTCGTGGGAAGCGAGGGCACGCTCGGCGTCATCACAGAGGCCACGCTGGCGTTGCGGCCGCTGCCGCAGGCTCCCGCGACGCTGGTCGCCGCGTTCCCCTCCGCCGTCTCCGCGGGCACGGCCGTGAGCCGCATCGTGCGGGACGGCCTCGTGCCGTCGCTGATGGAGGTCATGGACGCGACGACCATCAGGGCGGTGCAGGACTACCTGCACACCGACCTCGGCACCGGTTCCGATTCGGGGACGTTGCTGCTCTGCCAGTCCGACACCGGTGGCGCGCAGGCGATCGCCGAGTTGGAGGCCGTCGAGCGCATCTGTGCCGACGCGGGAGCCGAGATGACCTACCAGACAGGCGATCCCGCCGAGGGAGACCTGCTCATGAAGGCCCGAAGGGTGGCGCACAGCGCGCTGGAGAGCACGGGATCGTGCATGACCGACGACGTGTGCGTGCCGAGGACGCGCATCGCCGACCTCATCACCGGCTGCGAGCGCATCGCCGACGACACCGGCCTCACGGTGGCCGTGGTCGGTCACGCCGGTGACGGCAACATGCACCCGACCGTCGTCTACGACGCGACGGCCGACGGCGAGTTCGACAGGGCCCGGCGCGCGTTCGACGCGATCCTCGACCTCGGGCTCTCGCTCGGCGGCACGATCACCGGCGAGCACGGTGTCGGCAAGTTCAAGCAGGACTGGCTGGCGAGGGAGATCGGTCCCGTCGGGCTCGACGTCCACCGTCGCCTCAAGCGGGCACTCGACCCGGACAACCTCTTCAACCCCGGCTCGATGTTCTCGATGTGACGCTCACAGCACCGTGACGAGGCCGAGCAGCGAGCCCACGGCGAGACCGAGCGAGGCCGCGAGGATCAGCACCCAGCGCGCCGGCAGTCGTTCGGGTTCGCGACGGTGGTTCCCACGGGAGACCGGTGCGGGGCGCACGTCCGCGTCGCCGTTCGCCGGAAGCCGCCCGCCTGGCTCGTCTCCTGCCGTGCCGGAGAGCAGCCCGTAGCCACCGGCGAGCCCTGCAACGGGCGTCGGGTGGTCGGTGGGCGCGGCGGTCCGCGCGGGCGGTGGCGCGGACGGCGCTGGCATGGGCTGCGCGGGCGGTGGCGCGGATGGCGCCGGCACGGGCTGCGTGGGCGTCATCGGTGGGGCCGGTGGCGCCGGTGGTGCGTACCGCGCCTGCGCACGCAACGCCTCCGCGAGCAGGCGCTCCGGGTCGTCGGTCATCGCCGCACAGCGTAGTCGCGTGACGCACCACCGACCGTGCGCCCGTCTCGTTCGCCCCCGGCTCCCGAGACGGGAGGCTGCCGTGTCGGCAGCGGCGGACACGGCAGCCGAGCAGGGAGAAGGGCAGCGCCGGTCACCTCCATCGCAGGCGCCACTGATCCGCGCCCGGCTTCAGACCGGTACAGGTGCGCCGCCCACCCACGTGCCTCGTCGCAGCACGCCGGTGACCCGCAGATCGTCGTCGAGCACGACCACATCGGCCAGGAGTCCCTGCCTCAGCGATCCGGTCTCGCCGTCGATGCCCAGGAGCAGGGCGGGGTGGGTGGCCGTCGCGGCGACGGCGTCGGTGATGCCGAGCCCAGCGCCGTGGACGAGATTGCGGAAGGCGGCGTCCATGGTGAGCGTGCTGCCTGCGAGGGAACCGTTGTCGGCGAGGGTGGCGACCCCGCCCGAGACCTCGACGTCGAGGCTGCCGAGCCGGTATCTGCCGTCGGCGACGTCGGTCGCGGACATCGCGTCGGTGACGAGCACGGTCCTCGACCGGCCCGCGTGCCGTGCGGCGAGCCTGAGTACATCGGGATGGACATGCACGAGATCGCAGATCAGCTCGACGGTGACTCGTTCGTCGTCGAGCAGGACTCCGATCGGCCCGGGTTCCCTGTGGTGGAGGGGGCGCATGCCGTTGAACAGATGCGTCGCCACGGTGGCACCCGCGTCCACGGCGGCTCTCACCTGGTCGGCGACCGCGTCCGTGTGCCCGATCGCCGCGATCACGCCTGCGTCCACGAGCTGGCGCACCGCCTTGATGCCGCCGGTGAGTTCCGGTGCGAGCGTGACCATGCGGATGTTCCCGCGTCCGGCTTCCAGGAGAGCGTCGATGACGCCGGGTTCGGGATCGCGCAGAACCGAGGGGTCGTGCGCACCGCACCGCGCCCGCGCGATGAAGGGGCCTTCGAGATGAACGCCTGCCAGTTCCTCGTCGGCGACCAGTTCGGCGAGGGCCGCGAGCTGGCCTGCGAGTTCGTCAGGCGGTGCCGACACGAGGCTCGCCATGAGGGTGGTGGTGCCGTGCCTGCGGTGAGTGGCGATCGCCGTGGCCGCCTCGTCGGCGTCGGCGCTGGTGAACGAACCTCCCCCGCCACCGTGGCAGTGCAAATCGACGAACCCGGGCACCACGTGCGCTCCAGCGAGGTCGAGGTGTGTGCCTGCCGGTGGCGTTCCCGTGCCGACTCCGCTGATCCGCTCACCCGAGACGGAGAGCCACCCGGTTTCGAGTGTCCCGTCGGGGCAGTGGATGCGTCCGCCGGTCAGGACGAGGTCGTCGGTGCGCGTCACGATCACATCTTATTGGTCCAGACCAAGCCGGGCCATCGTCCCGGGAGTGACACTGCTTGCGTCAGTGCCCTCTCGGGCGGTGCCCGTCGTTCATCGCGCGTTGCAGTGCTTCCAGCGCACGGCTCGCCGTGGACTTCACCGTTCCTCGCGAGATGCCCGCGGCTTCCGAGATCTCCGCCTCGGACAGACCGCCGTAGTAGCGCAGAACGAGAACCTCGCGTTGCCTCGGCGGCAGTTTCGACAGTGCGGCGACCACGGCCTGATGCTCGGTGGACAGCATCGCGAGGCTCTCGGCCGACCGCGCGTTCACGACATGCGGCGGGACGTAGTCGCGTGCGGTCTTGCGCCGCCGCAGCACACTGCGCGAGCCGTTGACCACCGCCGTCCGCAGGTACGACACCGCGGCGGCGGCGTCCCGCAGCTTCCCCCAGTTGCGGTGCAGACCGGTGAACGCCTCCTGCACCACGTCCTCCGCCGTCGCCGGTTCGTCAACAAGGAGGATCGCGAGGCGGACGAGGCGCATCCGATGCTGCCGGTAGAGGTCTTCGAGCGTGAGAGGTCCTGACGGCTTCGCGCGTTGTGGCACGGGCGCGTCAAGCGTGCGCAGGTGGGAAAGCGTGTGCTCGACGCTTCGTTCGACACCGCGCTCCGCCCCGCGCGCGACACCACGGTGGCGCATCGGCTCGGTGCTGCCGTGCATCCGAAACCTGCCCATCCTCGACGACTGCTCCTTGAGCAAGAGCGTATCGGCTACCGATCCGCGTGCCCAACGTATACAGGCACGGCTGCCGAGGTGGGCATGCCAGCGACACGGGCAGGGTCGTAGCGTGTGGCCATGGCTTGGTTCGTGGTGGAGCAGACGTATATGCCGGAGCGATTCGCCGAGGTGCGACCCCGGCACAGGGAGTACCTTTCCTCGCTGGTCGCCGACGGCACCGTGGCCGTCGCCGGACCCGTGGACGGCGACAAGGGCGGCATGGTGATCTACCGCGTGCGCGACGCCGACCATCTCCAGGAGATCATCGACGCAGACCCGTACCACCTCGAAGGCGCCATCGCCGAGCGCACCGTGCGGGAGTTCAAGCCGGTTCTCGGTTCCTGGCTCGCGGGCTGAGCGTCGTTCGGTGGCGCCGAGGCCACCAGGGTCGTTCCGGCGTCCCGGAGCATCACGTGCGCGTGACCTCGGTCGCCGCCCTGCCGCCGTGTCCGGTGACGGCGGACTCCCTCGCGCCTCGGGCGGCGATGTCGGCGAGCGCCGCCTCGTCCGCCGAGGGCACCCGGGAACGCGAGCCGAGTTCGATGACAGGCGGAAGGAACGCCCGGAACACCTTCAACGCCCCCACCCAGCGCGGGACGTGGATCGTGCGAGCTCTGCGGCGGACGCCGGCCTGGAGGCAGTCGAGCGCGAACGACAGCGGATAGGTTCTGCCGATGGGGCCCGGCATGGAGCCGCGCAGTTTGCCGAAAACCGGGTGCGCGTCCGCGCTCTCCACGAGGTCGGTCTTGATCCAGGTGGGGTGTGCGACTCCGACCTTGACGCCGAGGTGGGCGACCTCGGCCCTCAGGCTGTTGCAGAACGCCTCGACGCCTGCCTTCGCGGCGGCGTAGTTGGCCATGCCCGGCGCGTGTGTGATGGCGGCGAGTGACGAGATGGCGAGCAGGTAGCCCCTGCGCTCGACGACGTACGGCAACGTGACGCGGAACGTGCGCCAGACGCCGAGCAGGTCAACCTCGAAGACGCGCTCGAACGCCTCGGGATCGACCGATCGCACGAAACCCGTCGTGGCGATGCCCGCGTTCGCGATGACGACGTCGATGCCGCCGAAGTGCTCGACGACGCCCTCCACGGCGGCTGTCAGGGCTTTCCAGTCCGTGACGTCGGCTTCCCACGACCGGGCCGCGCGCCCAATGCGGTCGGCGACCTCCTGCTGTTCTCCTGCTTCGAGGCCCACCAGCGCGACCTTCGCGCCGTCGGCGGCGAGCCGCTGGGCGAGCCCTGCGCCGATGCCTCTGGCCGCTCCGGTGACGAGCACGACCTTGCCGCGGACGTTCCTCGTGGTCCATCTGGTGGGCAGTCCCCACAATGTCCATCTGGTGGGCAGTCCCCACAATGACGCCATCGGGTGCCTCCAGTGTTGCCGGTCGGGACGGGCACCACGGAACTTACTGCAAGTAGGCTACTTGGCGGTAGGTATTCTCGGGAATGATCATGCTCGGGTCGCCGTTGCGGAAGTCATGACAGTCAACCTTGGCTCGATCGGCATCTGGCACATGCAACCCGTGCTCGACGCCGACCTCGCGGTGGAAGCGGAGAAACTCGGCTACGGCGCCGTCTGGCTGGGCGGATCACCGCCCGCCGACCTCGAAGTGGTCGAGGCACTGCTCGACGCGACCGTCCGCATCGCCGTGGCAACCGGCATCGTCAACATGTGGCAGGCCGACCCTGCGGAGCTCGCTCGCTCCTACCACCGCATCGAGGCGAAACACCCCGGCCGGTTCCTGCTCGGCGTCGGTGTCGGCCATCGTGAGGCCACCCAGGAGTACCAGAAGCCCTACGACAAGATCGTCTCCTATCTCGACGTCCTCGACGCCGAAGGTGTGCCACGGGAGGCGCTCGCGCTCGCCGCGCTCGGACCCAAGGTGCTGCGCCTCGCTGCCGAGCGCACGGCGGGCGCGCATCCGTACCTGACCACACCCGAGCACACGCGCCGGGCTCGCGAGATTCTCGGGGACGGCGTCCTGCTCGCCCCCGAGCAGAAGGTGGTGCTCGACCAGGACCCCCGGCGTGCGAGGGAGAGCGCCCGGCCGATGGTGTCCTTCTACCTCGGGCTGGCGAACTACGCGAGCAACCTGCGCAGGCTCGGCTTCACCGACGCCGACCTCGCGGACGGCGGCAGTGACGCGCTGATCGACCAACTCGCCGTCCACGGGGACGCCGCCACGGTGGCCGAAGGTGTGAAGGCCCACCTCGACGCCGGTGCCGACCACGTCTGTGTGCAGGTGCTGCCGCACGAGCGCGACCCGCTGCCCGCCTACCGTGCGCTGGCGGAGGCGCTGGGGCTGTCCTGACGCGGTTGACGTGGCGTGATCCCGGTCCGCCTTCGCCCGCACGCCGCCGCTACGGCTCGTAGGATGCGGGCAGGGGTGTCCTGCCCGGGGAGGTGCCCGGGCAGGACACCGTCCGCGCAAGCGCCCGCTCCCGAGGAGGACAACGATGCCCATCGCCACACCCGAGGTCTACGCCGAGATGCTGGACCGGGCCAAGGCGAACGAGTTCGCGTACCCGGCGATCAACGTGACCTCGTCCGAGACGCTCAACGCCGCGCTGAGGGGCTTCGCGGAGGCGGAGAGCGACGGGATCATCCAGTTCTCCACCGGTGGTGCCGAGTTCGCATCGGGCCAGAAGGTGAAGGACATGGTCACCGGCGCGCGTGCGCTGGCCGAGTTCACGCACGTCGTCGCCGACAAGTATCCGGTGAACGTCGCGCTGCACACCGACCACTGCCCGAAGGACAAGCTCGACGGGTTCGTCAACCCGCTGATCGAGATCTCGAAGGAGCGCGTCGAGCGGGGTGAGAACCCGCTCTTCCAGTCGCACATGTGGGACGGCTCGGCCATCGACCTCGACGAGAACCTCAAGATCGCTGCCGAGCTGCTGGAGCGCGCGGCCGAGGCGAAGATCATCCTTGAGGTCGAGATCGGCGTCGTCGGAGGCGAGGAGGACGGCGTCTCCAACGAGATCAACGAGAAGCTCTACACCGCGGAGGGCGACTTCCTGAAGACCGTTGACGCGCTCGGAGCCGGTGAGAAGGGCCGCTACCTGCTGGCCGCGACGTTCGGCAACGTGCACGGCGCCTACAAGCCCGGCGCGGTGAAGCTGCGCCCCGATGTGCTCAGGCGGGGGCAGGCCGTCGCGGCGGAGAAGCTCGGCCTCGCCGAGGGCTCGAAGCCGTTCGAGCTGGTGTTCCACGGCGGGTCGGGCTCGCTGCTCGAGGAGATCCACGAGGCCGTGTCGTACGGCGTCGTGAAGATGAACGTGGACACCGACACCCAGTACGCCTTCACCCGTCCCGTGGCGGCGCACATGTTCACCAACTACGACGGCGTGCTCAAGGTGGACGGCGAGGTCGGCAACAAGAAGACCTACGACCCGCGCAGCTACCTCAAGAAGGCCGAGGAGTCGATGGCGGCCCGCGTGGCTCAGGCCGCCGAGCACCTGAAGTCAGCAGGCCGCAAGCTCTGACACGTTCGCCGGAGCGAGTTCCGCCGGTCCCACGTCGTGGGGCGCGCCGTGCGTCATGGCGCACAATGTCGTCATGACGCACGGCAACCTCCTCGAACCCGACGCCACCCGACTTCCTGAGCGCCCCGAGGCGCAGGCCGCACTCGACTCGGCCACCGACCCCGCCGAGGTCGCGGCCGAATACCCGGACTTCAGCGAGGCGTGGGCCGCGCTGGCCGAACGCGCGTTGTCCGACGGCAACGTGGTGGCGGCCTACGCCTACGCGCGCACCGGCTACCACAGGGGTCTCGACCAGCTCAGGAGGGCGGGCTGGAAGGGGTTCGGCCCTGTGCCGTGGTCGCACCGCCCGAACCAGGGTTTCCTTCGCTCGCTCGCGGCGCTCGCCCTGGCCGCCCAGCGCATCGGTGAGACCGAGGAGTACGAGCGGTGCTCCACGTTCCTCGCCGAGTCCGACTCCGAGGCCCCGAAGGCGACGGGCCTGGAGAACTAACGATCCAGGGAGTGCGGACGGCGTGTCCGCACTCCCTGCACGGGTGTTGGCACTTCCCGCGCGTGTCCGCACTTCCGGTACATGTGTCCGCACTTCCCGCACGCGTGTCCGCACCTCAGGCGCGGGAGCCCGCGATCAGCAGCGGTCGAGCATCTCCTCGAGCGTGGCCTTCTCGTCCTTCTCCACGGTCAGCTTCCAGGTGTGCTTGACGTCGATCCAGTGGATCGCGTAGGTGCACCGGTAGCTCTCC comes from Saccharomonospora xinjiangensis XJ-54 and encodes:
- a CDS encoding DUF3151 domain-containing protein; amino-acid sequence: MTHGNLLEPDATRLPERPEAQAALDSATDPAEVAAEYPDFSEAWAALAERALSDGNVVAAYAYARTGYHRGLDQLRRAGWKGFGPVPWSHRPNQGFLRSLAALALAAQRIGETEEYERCSTFLAESDSEAPKATGLEN
- a CDS encoding RNA polymerase sigma factor; protein product: MHGSTEPMRHRGVARGAERGVERSVEHTLSHLRTLDAPVPQRAKPSGPLTLEDLYRQHRMRLVRLAILLVDEPATAEDVVQEAFTGLHRNWGKLRDAAAAVSYLRTAVVNGSRSVLRRRKTARDYVPPHVVNARSAESLAMLSTEHQAVVAALSKLPPRQREVLVLRYYGGLSEAEISEAAGISRGTVKSTASRALEALQRAMNDGHRPRGH
- a CDS encoding LLM class F420-dependent oxidoreductase — its product is MTVNLGSIGIWHMQPVLDADLAVEAEKLGYGAVWLGGSPPADLEVVEALLDATVRIAVATGIVNMWQADPAELARSYHRIEAKHPGRFLLGVGVGHREATQEYQKPYDKIVSYLDVLDAEGVPREALALAALGPKVLRLAAERTAGAHPYLTTPEHTRRAREILGDGVLLAPEQKVVLDQDPRRARESARPMVSFYLGLANYASNLRRLGFTDADLADGGSDALIDQLAVHGDAATVAEGVKAHLDAGADHVCVQVLPHERDPLPAYRALAEALGLS
- the fbaA gene encoding class II fructose-bisphosphate aldolase, with amino-acid sequence MPIATPEVYAEMLDRAKANEFAYPAINVTSSETLNAALRGFAEAESDGIIQFSTGGAEFASGQKVKDMVTGARALAEFTHVVADKYPVNVALHTDHCPKDKLDGFVNPLIEISKERVERGENPLFQSHMWDGSAIDLDENLKIAAELLERAAEAKIILEVEIGVVGGEEDGVSNEINEKLYTAEGDFLKTVDALGAGEKGRYLLAATFGNVHGAYKPGAVKLRPDVLRRGQAVAAEKLGLAEGSKPFELVFHGGSGSLLEEIHEAVSYGVVKMNVDTDTQYAFTRPVAAHMFTNYDGVLKVDGEVGNKKTYDPRSYLKKAEESMAARVAQAAEHLKSAGRKL
- a CDS encoding YciI family protein, with the translated sequence MAWFVVEQTYMPERFAEVRPRHREYLSSLVADGTVAVAGPVDGDKGGMVIYRVRDADHLQEIIDADPYHLEGAIAERTVREFKPVLGSWLAG
- a CDS encoding SDR family oxidoreductase codes for the protein MWGLPTRWTTRNVRGKVVLVTGAARGIGAGLAQRLAADGAKVALVGLEAGEQQEVADRIGRAARSWEADVTDWKALTAAVEGVVEHFGGIDVVIANAGIATTGFVRSVDPEAFERVFEVDLLGVWRTFRVTLPYVVERRGYLLAISSLAAITHAPGMANYAAAKAGVEAFCNSLRAEVAHLGVKVGVAHPTWIKTDLVESADAHPVFGKLRGSMPGPIGRTYPLSFALDCLQAGVRRRARTIHVPRWVGALKVFRAFLPPVIELGSRSRVPSADEAALADIAARGARESAVTGHGGRAATEVTRT
- a CDS encoding FAD-binding oxidoreductase translates to MSNALLGRLRADLGADAVVTDPDVMASYARDQMPLAPAGRPLAVVLPDDVEGVRAAVRACAEATVPIVPRGAGSGLSGAANAVDGCVVLVMTKLDRIVEIDPADRLAVVQPGVVNQALRDAVAKHGLFYPPDPSSYDWCTVGGNLATNAGGLCCVKYGVTADFVLGLEVVLADGSVLRTGRRTVKGVAGYDLTRLFVGSEGTLGVITEATLALRPLPQAPATLVAAFPSAVSAGTAVSRIVRDGLVPSLMEVMDATTIRAVQDYLHTDLGTGSDSGTLLLCQSDTGGAQAIAELEAVERICADAGAEMTYQTGDPAEGDLLMKARRVAHSALESTGSCMTDDVCVPRTRIADLITGCERIADDTGLTVAVVGHAGDGNMHPTVVYDATADGEFDRARRAFDAILDLGLSLGGTITGEHGVGKFKQDWLAREIGPVGLDVHRRLKRALDPDNLFNPGSMFSM
- the nagA gene encoding N-acetylglucosamine-6-phosphate deacetylase, with protein sequence MTRTDDLVLTGGRIHCPDGTLETGWLSVSGERISGVGTGTPPAGTHLDLAGAHVVPGFVDLHCHGGGGGSFTSADADEAATAIATHRRHGTTTLMASLVSAPPDELAGQLAALAELVADEELAGVHLEGPFIARARCGAHDPSVLRDPEPGVIDALLEAGRGNIRMVTLAPELTGGIKAVRQLVDAGVIAAIGHTDAVADQVRAAVDAGATVATHLFNGMRPLHHREPGPIGVLLDDERVTVELICDLVHVHPDVLRLAARHAGRSRTVLVTDAMSATDVADGRYRLGSLDVEVSGGVATLADNGSLAGSTLTMDAAFRNLVHGAGLGITDAVAATATHPALLLGIDGETGSLRQGLLADVVVLDDDLRVTGVLRRGTWVGGAPVPV